One segment of Pontibacter akesuensis DNA contains the following:
- a CDS encoding HAD family hydrolase, translated as MDFKQIKNIIFDLGGVIINIDYGKSIQHLQQLCKDNCNIAFSQKEQSHLFDLFETGVSSNEEFRNNLRQTYQIDATDEQIDDAWNAMLLDIPQERIDLLLELGKHYRIFLLSNTNAIHMKRFNEIVEHSFTIPSLDSLFDKSYYSHLVGKRKPDAAIFEQVLAENGLEKAETLFIDDSIQHIESARNVGLQTLHLQPPLTINQVFADVVS; from the coding sequence GTGGACTTCAAGCAAATCAAGAATATAATCTTCGACCTCGGCGGGGTCATCATTAACATCGACTACGGCAAAAGCATACAACACCTTCAGCAGCTGTGCAAAGACAACTGCAATATCGCCTTTAGTCAAAAAGAGCAGTCGCACCTTTTCGACCTTTTTGAAACAGGAGTCAGTTCGAACGAGGAATTCCGCAACAACCTGCGCCAGACGTACCAGATCGACGCGACGGATGAGCAGATCGACGACGCCTGGAACGCCATGCTGCTGGACATTCCGCAGGAGCGCATTGACCTGTTGCTGGAGTTGGGAAAGCATTACCGTATTTTCCTGCTGAGCAACACCAACGCCATCCACATGAAGCGCTTTAACGAGATTGTGGAACACAGCTTCACTATCCCGAGCCTCGACTCGCTGTTCGACAAGAGCTATTACTCGCACCTGGTGGGCAAACGCAAGCCCGATGCCGCCATCTTTGAGCAGGTGCTGGCCGAGAACGGTTTGGAGAAGGCAGAAACACTGTTTATAGATGATAGCATCCAGCACATCGAGAGCGCCCGCAATGTAGGTCTTCAGACTTTGCACCTGCAACCGCCGCTCACCATCAACCAAGTTTTTGCGGATGTCGTTAGCTAA
- a CDS encoding TolC family protein produces MPYEPKQEFSLAGETAVPDRWWLTFNDPTLNILVDSALEANLPLKIAWYQVDEARAVVEIASSARVPDLFLQLQSGVSRPEPDFAGGENTQLRLGASYEADLWGRIRYSVHAEEYRFQASYYDYKTAAVTLTSEVALAWFRLKANSIQLELVDEQLETNEQVLALIRNRFASGQVRGVDVLRQQQLIENTMQQRITLELQRELLENQLSVLLGQPPGEMATVPAQLPDLPPLPQTGVPLQLVNRRPDVQSSFYLLQATDREVAAAISNKYPRLTLSLNAALRSNDLIGLAQSQAISIGSSLLAPLFYGGRLSAQVDQAEAIRQQQLNDYGQTVLIAFQEIENALVRETKQVQQIEVIAKQVELAEKTYGQLRIEYLNGFTPYLDVLVTLNQLQQLRRELVNTRLGLLEIRIELYRALAGGFETEREVESGEETQEL; encoded by the coding sequence TTGCCCTATGAGCCAAAGCAGGAGTTCTCCCTGGCCGGCGAAACAGCAGTGCCTGACAGGTGGTGGCTAACTTTCAACGACCCAACACTGAACATACTTGTCGACTCCGCCCTGGAAGCCAACTTACCCTTAAAAATAGCATGGTATCAAGTTGATGAAGCCCGGGCCGTGGTGGAGATTGCCTCATCGGCAAGAGTGCCCGACTTATTTCTGCAGTTACAGTCTGGGGTCAGCCGCCCGGAACCTGATTTTGCCGGAGGAGAAAATACGCAGCTGCGCCTGGGGGCGAGCTACGAAGCCGATCTGTGGGGCCGGATTAGGTATAGCGTGCATGCGGAGGAGTACCGGTTCCAGGCCAGTTACTACGACTACAAAACGGCGGCCGTTACCCTTACCAGCGAAGTTGCCCTGGCCTGGTTCAGGCTGAAAGCGAACAGCATTCAGCTGGAGCTGGTAGACGAGCAACTGGAAACGAACGAACAGGTGCTGGCGCTCATCCGGAACAGGTTTGCCAGCGGACAGGTGCGGGGCGTTGACGTGCTGCGGCAGCAGCAGCTCATCGAAAACACAATGCAGCAACGAATAACACTCGAACTGCAGCGGGAGTTGCTGGAGAATCAGCTTTCCGTGCTGCTTGGCCAACCGCCCGGCGAGATGGCAACGGTTCCCGCCCAATTACCCGACCTGCCGCCATTGCCCCAGACCGGTGTGCCGCTCCAGCTTGTCAACCGCAGGCCCGATGTGCAAAGCTCCTTTTACCTGCTCCAGGCCACAGACAGGGAAGTAGCCGCCGCCATCAGCAACAAATACCCCCGCCTGACTTTATCACTTAATGCCGCCCTTCGGTCCAACGACTTAATCGGACTAGCCCAATCACAGGCTATCTCGATTGGAAGCAGTCTATTGGCCCCTTTGTTCTACGGCGGCAGGTTAAGCGCACAGGTCGATCAGGCAGAAGCCATCCGGCAGCAGCAACTGAACGACTATGGGCAAACGGTGCTAATTGCTTTTCAGGAAATAGAAAACGCCCTCGTGCGGGAGACAAAACAAGTCCAGCAAATCGAAGTAATAGCAAAACAGGTGGAGCTGGCTGAAAAAACCTATGGACAGCTGCGGATAGAGTACCTGAATGGGTTTACTCCCTACCTCGATGTGCTGGTGACGCTCAATCAGCTGCAACAGCTGCGAAGGGAGTTAGTAAATACAAGGCTGGGCCTGCTCGAAATAAGAATTGAGTTGTACAGGGCCCTGGCCGGTGGTTTTGAAACAGAAAGGGAAGTTGAATCAGGGGAAGAAACTCAGGAATTGTAG
- a CDS encoding efflux RND transporter periplasmic adaptor subunit: MTKKKTFLISAAILLVSAAITLVVFMTAPEAQREGASITTAMLVDVVEVNRGSYTPTVVATGTVQPAKDITLSTQVGGEVVRIAEDFAPGSFVDKGEVLLQINPADYRNTLQLRKSDLQLAKTDLSVEMGRQEVARKDYELIGEALPANNQDLVLRKPQLDAAKARIAAAEAAVDQARLNLQRTTIRAPFDAHILSRNANVGSQLAPGAELGRLVGMEKYWVAANVPVAKVNWLTFSENEANAGSNVKVINATSWAAGQYRKGKLFRLVGALDTQTRLARVLISVPDPLARQTAADTVPPLIIGTFVEVHIQAKEIPNVIRLSRDYLRQGNTVWVMKDGKLNIRKVDVLFDDATYAYISKGLSDGDRVVTTDLSTVVEGSKLRTERGGAAQDTTAGEEDKE, encoded by the coding sequence ATGACCAAAAAGAAGACATTCCTAATCAGTGCCGCCATACTTCTGGTAAGTGCTGCCATAACCCTGGTTGTGTTTATGACGGCACCGGAAGCGCAGCGCGAAGGAGCAAGTATAACCACGGCCATGCTGGTGGATGTGGTAGAGGTAAACCGGGGCAGTTATACCCCCACCGTAGTGGCAACTGGAACCGTGCAGCCCGCCAAAGACATTACCTTAAGCACACAGGTAGGCGGGGAAGTGGTGCGTATTGCAGAAGACTTCGCACCGGGTTCCTTTGTCGATAAGGGCGAAGTGCTACTGCAGATCAACCCTGCTGATTACCGGAACACGCTGCAGCTTCGGAAGAGTGACCTGCAGTTAGCCAAAACGGATCTAAGCGTGGAGATGGGCAGGCAGGAGGTGGCCCGCAAGGACTATGAATTAATTGGCGAAGCGCTTCCTGCAAATAACCAGGATTTAGTGCTTCGCAAACCCCAGCTGGATGCAGCCAAAGCCAGGATAGCTGCGGCGGAAGCTGCAGTAGACCAGGCACGACTGAACCTGCAGCGTACCACCATCCGGGCGCCGTTTGATGCTCATATCCTTAGCCGAAATGCCAATGTAGGATCCCAACTGGCGCCGGGTGCGGAGCTAGGGCGACTGGTAGGAATGGAAAAGTATTGGGTAGCGGCCAATGTACCCGTTGCGAAGGTAAACTGGCTCACTTTCTCTGAAAACGAAGCCAATGCCGGATCAAATGTAAAAGTCATAAACGCCACCAGCTGGGCTGCCGGGCAGTACAGAAAAGGAAAGCTGTTCCGCCTGGTAGGTGCTCTCGATACGCAAACTCGGCTGGCACGAGTGCTCATTTCCGTTCCCGATCCGCTGGCACGGCAAACAGCCGCCGACACCGTTCCCCCTTTGATTATCGGCACTTTTGTGGAAGTGCACATTCAGGCGAAGGAAATACCAAACGTCATCCGGCTTAGCCGCGATTACCTAAGGCAAGGGAACACGGTTTGGGTGATGAAAGACGGCAAACTGAATATCCGGAAAGTAGACGTCCTTTTTGATGACGCCACTTACGCCTATATCAGCAAAGGCCTTTCGGATGGCGATAGGGTTGTAACCACAGACTTATCCACTGTGGTGGAAGGGTCTAAATTACGTACAGAAAGAGGAGGAGCGGCACAGGATACCACGGCAGGAGAAGAGGATAAGGAGTAA
- a CDS encoding efflux RND transporter permease subunit has translation MEEQAKPAEDTQKGAIAFMARNRIITNLLMFLLVGGGIWTMYNMQKEVFPQFQLDYVEISVVYPGAAPTETEQGIVLPVEEAIKGVQGIKEVTSVANEGSGTVTVELVPGSDRMKVFQDIDQAVSRIQTFPDDIEQPQVTLLDQRQDVMQIGLFGDVDVWTLRILAERLRNRLLSNDEITQVEIGNVPDFVTHVEIPEHTLREYNFTLGQVADIIRNSSEDVPAGSIETQAGEVLLRMEERKLWAEELANIDIISSASGATVKLGDIATVTDGFEETGFHGQFNQQNTVDLEIFRTGKQSPLEIEELVKEIIADFEQSLPPGVNIRIDTNRAEDFRERLSLLTENGLMAIVIVMVILGLFLEYRLAFWVMMGMVISFIGAMVLLPVMDISINMISMFGFLIVMGIVVDDAIVVGENVYAYRQKGYSYMDAAILGAKDVSKPVIFSILTTIIAFVPLLFMPGETGKYWWPLPVVVIAVLAVSLFEALYILPSHVAHKPKENNSKAIRKLESWQNSIADAFSRFANKRYEPFLDVCLRNRYITFAAALALLLLVGGYGYSDHMGMVLMPELAADEIECAVRLPVGTTTDQAAKVAIEVTNSTRRMFEEHNLYEVAEGIKTNVRGKDFIDVEIVMKPPDEIDMTAKELIALWREEIGDIEGVDQITFEAERGPGGARQDISIDLSHTDIEMLERASEAFVERVESFAETRDISDNFNMGKVQLGFELLPEGRSLGFTPSGVGQQVRDAFFGALAMRQLRGINETEIRVKLPEEERKDMYNLEEFIVRAPDGTSVPLLNVVKVTEGETFTNINRRDGRRVVNVGMDVEPASAQTRVLKSLNEEVLPQLRADFPGVTWTFEGSQADMRESTQALWSGFIIAMLLIFSLLAVALNSYVQPIIVMLAIPFGVVGAVIGHILLDYDLSLVSLMGIIALSGVVVNDSLIMIDYANRHRGSHSAYEAIHEAGVRRFRPIVLTTLTTFGGLTPIILETSRQAYQLIPMAISLGFGIIFATSIILVIVPCLYMILDDVVKLIKSKQASSSSAG, from the coding sequence ATGGAAGAGCAAGCGAAACCGGCTGAAGACACACAGAAGGGCGCCATCGCCTTTATGGCCCGCAACCGCATCATCACTAACCTGCTGATGTTTTTACTGGTGGGCGGTGGTATCTGGACGATGTATAACATGCAGAAAGAGGTTTTCCCGCAGTTCCAGCTAGACTATGTAGAAATAAGTGTGGTGTACCCCGGCGCTGCACCAACCGAAACAGAGCAGGGAATCGTGTTGCCGGTGGAGGAAGCCATTAAAGGGGTGCAGGGTATAAAAGAGGTAACGTCTGTTGCCAACGAAGGCTCCGGTACCGTTACGGTGGAGCTGGTCCCCGGCTCTGACAGGATGAAGGTTTTCCAGGACATCGACCAGGCCGTAAGCCGTATCCAGACCTTTCCGGATGATATAGAACAACCTCAGGTAACGCTGCTGGACCAGCGGCAGGACGTGATGCAGATCGGGCTGTTCGGGGATGTGGATGTATGGACGCTGCGCATACTTGCCGAAAGACTGCGTAACAGGCTGCTGAGCAACGACGAAATCACACAGGTAGAGATAGGCAACGTGCCCGACTTTGTGACGCACGTGGAGATTCCGGAGCACACGCTGCGGGAGTATAACTTCACACTGGGCCAGGTAGCCGACATTATCCGCAATTCCAGCGAGGATGTTCCGGCGGGCTCCATCGAAACACAGGCCGGCGAAGTGCTGCTCCGGATGGAGGAGCGGAAGCTCTGGGCTGAAGAACTTGCTAACATCGATATCATTTCTTCAGCGTCGGGTGCCACGGTAAAGCTCGGCGACATCGCCACAGTAACCGACGGATTTGAGGAAACAGGCTTTCATGGGCAGTTCAACCAGCAAAATACCGTAGACCTGGAAATATTTCGCACAGGCAAGCAGTCTCCCCTGGAGATAGAGGAGCTTGTAAAGGAAATTATCGCAGACTTCGAGCAATCCCTGCCACCCGGCGTGAACATTCGCATTGACACAAACAGGGCAGAAGACTTTCGGGAGCGTTTGTCGCTTTTAACGGAGAACGGGTTAATGGCGATCGTGATTGTGATGGTGATCCTGGGGCTGTTCCTGGAGTACCGGCTGGCGTTCTGGGTGATGATGGGTATGGTGATATCCTTTATCGGGGCCATGGTGTTGTTGCCCGTCATGGATATCAGCATCAACATGATCTCGATGTTCGGCTTCCTGATTGTGATGGGTATTGTGGTGGATGATGCCATTGTGGTGGGAGAGAATGTGTATGCGTACCGGCAGAAGGGCTACAGCTACATGGACGCCGCCATACTTGGAGCGAAGGATGTTTCCAAGCCTGTCATCTTCAGTATCCTCACCACCATCATTGCCTTTGTGCCGCTGCTTTTTATGCCCGGGGAGACGGGTAAATACTGGTGGCCTTTACCGGTGGTGGTAATAGCGGTGCTGGCCGTATCCCTTTTCGAAGCACTGTACATACTTCCCTCACACGTGGCGCACAAGCCAAAAGAAAACAACTCCAAAGCCATACGGAAGCTGGAGAGCTGGCAAAATTCTATAGCCGATGCCTTCAGCCGGTTTGCAAACAAGCGCTATGAGCCCTTTCTGGATGTGTGCTTGCGCAACAGGTATATTACCTTCGCTGCTGCACTTGCCTTGTTGCTTTTAGTTGGCGGCTACGGCTACAGCGACCACATGGGCATGGTGCTGATGCCTGAACTGGCTGCCGATGAAATAGAGTGCGCCGTACGGTTGCCGGTAGGCACTACCACTGATCAGGCCGCTAAAGTTGCCATTGAAGTTACCAACTCTACGCGCCGCATGTTCGAAGAGCACAACCTGTACGAGGTAGCCGAGGGCATCAAAACAAATGTCCGTGGCAAAGACTTTATCGATGTGGAAATTGTGATGAAACCTCCGGATGAGATCGACATGACGGCCAAAGAGCTAATTGCCTTGTGGCGTGAAGAAATCGGTGATATTGAGGGTGTCGACCAGATTACATTCGAGGCGGAGCGGGGTCCGGGCGGTGCGCGTCAGGACATAAGTATAGACCTAAGCCATACCGACATTGAAATGCTGGAGAGGGCTAGCGAAGCTTTTGTAGAGCGGGTGGAGTCGTTTGCGGAAACCCGCGACATCAGCGATAACTTCAACATGGGCAAAGTACAACTGGGCTTCGAGCTGTTGCCGGAAGGCAGAAGCCTTGGCTTTACACCCTCCGGGGTAGGGCAGCAGGTGCGTGATGCCTTTTTCGGTGCCCTGGCCATGCGGCAGCTCCGTGGCATCAATGAAACGGAAATCCGGGTGAAGTTGCCGGAGGAAGAGCGCAAGGACATGTACAACCTGGAGGAGTTCATCGTGCGGGCACCCGATGGCACGTCTGTCCCTTTGCTGAATGTGGTAAAAGTAACCGAAGGAGAGACGTTCACAAACATCAACAGGCGCGACGGACGCAGGGTGGTAAACGTGGGAATGGACGTGGAACCAGCAAGTGCCCAGACCCGCGTCCTGAAATCATTGAACGAAGAGGTGCTCCCCCAACTGCGGGCCGACTTCCCTGGGGTTACCTGGACCTTTGAAGGAAGCCAGGCAGATATGCGGGAGTCAACGCAGGCGCTGTGGTCTGGCTTTATCATCGCCATGCTGCTTATCTTTTCTTTACTGGCTGTGGCGCTAAACAGCTATGTGCAGCCCATTATCGTGATGCTGGCTATTCCGTTTGGGGTGGTAGGGGCGGTGATTGGGCACATCCTGCTCGACTACGACCTTTCGCTGGTCAGCTTAATGGGTATCATTGCTCTCTCCGGGGTGGTGGTAAACGACTCGCTGATTATGATCGACTACGCCAACAGGCACCGGGGTAGCCACTCTGCCTACGAAGCCATTCATGAAGCCGGCGTCCGAAGGTTCAGACCCATCGTACTCACCACCCTCACCACCTTCGGCGGATTGACCCCCATTATACTTGAAACATCCCGACAAGCCTATCAGCTTATACCAATGGCTATATCGCTGGGCTTTGGGATTATCTTCGCTACCTCTATTATTCTCGTGATTGTGCCCTGCCTGTACATGATCCTGGATGACGTGGTGAAATTGATAAAAAGCAAGCAAGCTTCAAGTAGTAGTGCGGGATAA
- a CDS encoding DUF805 domain-containing protein produces MSNIFSFSGRIRRTEYAVTHIILTTLMSVIFFVFGVSLFAGESAAAGATIFFVVAMLMASWISLASGAKRCHDRGNSGFFQLIPFYGLWMLFGDGDHGSNYYGNDPKGRISQADMYRAAVPAQEVLVS; encoded by the coding sequence ATGTCAAACATCTTCTCTTTCAGCGGAAGGATCCGCAGAACTGAGTACGCCGTTACTCATATCATCCTCACAACTTTAATGAGTGTCATTTTCTTTGTATTTGGTGTCTCACTTTTCGCCGGTGAGTCAGCGGCAGCCGGAGCAACGATCTTTTTCGTTGTTGCCATGCTCATGGCAAGCTGGATAAGTCTTGCTTCTGGCGCCAAGAGATGCCATGACCGCGGAAACTCTGGCTTCTTTCAGCTAATTCCATTTTACGGTCTTTGGATGCTGTTCGGTGATGGAGACCACGGAAGCAACTATTACGGAAACGACCCAAAAGGCCGCATTAGCCAAGCTGATATGTACAGAGCCGCAGTTCCTGCTCAGGAGGTTCTTGTAAGTTAA
- a CDS encoding DUF6624 domain-containing protein has translation MDYTTIAERIINLKNEDLALRDKLIKNGQLSEGYNEEMEKLHNSNAEILNEIINTIGYPTLDKVGKEASEAAWLVIQHSIGQPGFMRKCVKLLESAVSENKANPRSLAYLTDRIAVYEGRPQLYGTQFDWDENGELSPRPYDDLANVNQRRKSVGLNTLEEQTDIMRGQVKSENQAPPTDLENRKQKYDEWRKAAGWIK, from the coding sequence ATGGATTACACAACCATTGCTGAAAGAATAATCAATCTTAAAAATGAAGACTTAGCACTTAGGGACAAGCTTATTAAAAATGGGCAACTGTCAGAAGGCTACAACGAGGAAATGGAGAAACTGCACAACAGCAATGCGGAGATATTAAATGAAATTATAAACACGATTGGTTACCCAACATTGGACAAAGTAGGTAAAGAAGCCAGCGAGGCCGCGTGGTTGGTCATACAGCATTCAATCGGGCAACCAGGCTTTATGAGAAAGTGTGTAAAACTTTTAGAAAGTGCCGTAAGTGAAAATAAAGCGAACCCAAGAAGCCTGGCTTACCTGACTGACCGAATTGCTGTTTATGAAGGAAGGCCGCAGCTCTATGGAACTCAATTTGATTGGGATGAAAACGGGGAATTAAGCCCCAGACCTTATGACGACTTAGCCAACGTAAATCAAAGACGAAAATCTGTCGGACTGAACACGCTTGAAGAACAGACGGATATTATGAGAGGACAGGTTAAAAGTGAAAACCAGGCCCCACCAACCGACTTAGAAAATAGGAAGCAGAAGTATGATGAATGGAGAAAAGCGGCAGGTTGGATAAAATAA
- a CDS encoding UDP-2,3-diacylglucosamine diphosphatase: MPRKRRRVEVVVISDVHLGTYGCHAKELLAYLKSVQPKVLILNGDIIDIWQFSKSYWPAAHMRVVKYLMGMITKGTKIYYITGNHDEMLRKFVGFKMSAFQVVNKVVLELDGKQAWFFHGDVFDVTMQHSKWLAKLGAKGYDTLILLNRMVNFFCHKLNREQVYLSRNIKNRVKSAVKFINSFEQTASEIAISNGYEYVVCGHIHQPEIREVHNQKGSVTYLNSGDWIENLSALEYNAGKWRIYKYKEDLDTLLIDEPEEDELMTNVQLFQSLMVEFNLKRA; this comes from the coding sequence ATGCCTAGAAAAAGAAGAAGAGTAGAGGTTGTCGTTATTTCAGATGTACACCTCGGTACCTACGGTTGCCACGCAAAGGAACTGCTTGCCTATCTGAAAAGTGTACAACCCAAAGTACTTATCCTTAACGGTGACATCATAGATATCTGGCAATTTAGCAAGAGTTACTGGCCTGCTGCGCACATGCGGGTTGTCAAGTACCTGATGGGCATGATCACCAAGGGCACCAAGATTTACTACATCACCGGCAACCACGACGAAATGCTGCGCAAGTTCGTGGGCTTTAAAATGAGCGCTTTCCAGGTGGTAAACAAAGTAGTGCTGGAACTGGACGGCAAGCAGGCCTGGTTTTTCCATGGCGATGTGTTTGATGTGACGATGCAGCACTCGAAGTGGCTGGCGAAACTGGGCGCAAAGGGCTACGACACCCTTATTCTGCTAAACCGAATGGTCAATTTCTTTTGCCATAAGCTTAACCGGGAGCAGGTATACTTGTCGCGCAACATCAAGAACCGTGTGAAGAGCGCCGTGAAATTCATTAACAGCTTTGAGCAAACAGCCTCTGAGATTGCCATCTCCAATGGCTACGAATACGTGGTTTGCGGGCATATTCACCAGCCTGAAATACGGGAAGTGCATAATCAGAAAGGGAGCGTCACGTACCTAAACTCCGGCGATTGGATCGAGAACCTCTCTGCACTGGAGTATAACGCGGGTAAGTGGCGCATTTACAAGTATAAAGAGGACCTGGATACGCTTCTTATTGATGAGCCGGAGGAAGACGAGTTGATGACAAACGTACAGCTGTTTCAGAGCCTGATGGTAGAATTTAACCTGAAACGCGCTTGA
- a CDS encoding glycosyltransferase family protein — MKILYAIQGTGNGHLTRALDVIPALQQRGELDILVSGCQVDLSLPYPVKYRLNGLSFIFGKRGGVDLMRTLAQLNSRSFYKETRQLPVRDYDLVITDFEPVSAWACAVARKHCVGLSNQVAVLHAKVPKPKETDPMGKLILKNYSPTTAQYGFHFSRFDDTIFTPIIRQQVRALEVSNQGHYTVYLPAHDDHKILNKLTNFKSIEWQVFSKHNKEPFRHENVSIQPIQNEAFLKSMASSAGVLCAAGFGTASEALYLQKKLLVVPMKNQFEQVCNAAVLQHMGIATVKNLKKKHFSIIYDWMEDSAPIKVDYPDETDAIVQRIVRENT, encoded by the coding sequence TTGAAAATCCTGTACGCGATACAGGGCACGGGTAACGGCCACCTGACCCGGGCACTCGATGTGATACCGGCCCTGCAGCAGCGCGGCGAGCTGGACATATTAGTTAGCGGCTGCCAGGTAGATCTTAGCCTTCCCTATCCTGTGAAATATCGCCTGAACGGACTGAGCTTTATCTTCGGAAAAAGGGGCGGTGTGGACCTGATGCGGACGCTCGCCCAGCTTAACTCCAGGAGCTTCTACAAAGAAACGCGCCAGCTCCCCGTGCGGGATTACGACCTGGTGATAACAGACTTTGAGCCTGTATCGGCCTGGGCCTGTGCGGTAGCCCGTAAACACTGTGTGGGCCTGAGCAACCAGGTGGCGGTGCTGCATGCCAAGGTGCCAAAGCCGAAAGAGACAGACCCGATGGGCAAGCTTATCCTGAAAAACTACTCGCCCACCACGGCGCAGTACGGCTTTCATTTCTCCAGGTTCGATGATACGATTTTCACGCCCATTATCCGGCAACAGGTGCGGGCGCTGGAGGTAAGCAACCAGGGGCACTACACCGTGTACCTCCCCGCGCACGACGACCACAAGATCTTAAACAAGCTTACCAACTTTAAGAGTATAGAATGGCAGGTGTTCTCCAAGCACAACAAAGAACCATTCCGGCACGAGAATGTGTCCATTCAGCCTATTCAGAACGAGGCGTTCCTGAAAAGTATGGCCTCTTCTGCGGGAGTACTTTGTGCAGCTGGCTTCGGTACGGCATCAGAGGCTTTGTACCTGCAGAAAAAACTGCTGGTCGTGCCCATGAAGAACCAGTTTGAGCAGGTTTGCAACGCTGCGGTGTTGCAGCATATGGGTATTGCAACGGTTAAAAACCTTAAGAAAAAGCATTTTTCCATCATTTATGATTGGATGGAGGACTCAGCACCGATTAAAGTCGATTATCCGGACGAAACGGATGCCATTGTGCAGCGCATCGTACGGGAAAATACATAG
- a CDS encoding GH1 family beta-glucosidase, with product MTQHNHAQAPRQPELSRADFGEDFKWGASTAAYQIEGAHEAEGKGLSIWDVFSGKRGKVKQNHNGNHACDFFNRYPDDLALVQSLAIPNFRFSLSWPRLLPEGHGQINRAGVDYYNRLIDHCLELNITPWITLYHWDLPQALERKGGWANRDIVGWFEEYVALCIKLFGDRVKHWMVLNEPMVFTGAGYFLGVHAPGRRGFGSFIPAVHHAALCQAEGGRIIKQLLPEAEVGTTFSCSYIEPLRQQERDIKAAVRVDALLNRLFLEPSLGLGYPLDDLKFMRRIEKYVQPGDEGKLRFDFDFIGVQNYTREVVKYTFWTPFMQANLVSPKKRGVPYTLMNWEVYPEAIYHMLQQFGKYKGIKKLVVTENGAAFADQFQNGQVHDPERMAFLQRYLAQVLRAKQDGVNVQGYFVWSLVDNFEWAEGYDPRFGLVHVDFATQARTVKSSGYWYRDFLKKGV from the coding sequence ATGACACAACATAACCACGCGCAGGCCCCGAGACAGCCGGAGCTTAGCAGGGCAGACTTTGGAGAAGATTTTAAATGGGGTGCCTCCACGGCGGCCTACCAGATAGAGGGAGCACACGAAGCAGAAGGCAAAGGGCTTTCAATCTGGGATGTGTTCTCGGGCAAAAGAGGAAAGGTAAAGCAGAACCATAACGGCAACCACGCTTGTGATTTCTTTAACCGGTACCCCGATGATCTGGCGCTGGTGCAGTCGTTGGCTATTCCCAATTTCCGCTTTTCCCTTTCCTGGCCCCGCCTGCTGCCGGAAGGCCACGGGCAAATAAATAGGGCAGGCGTAGACTACTACAACCGCCTGATTGACCATTGCCTGGAACTGAACATCACCCCCTGGATCACGCTCTACCACTGGGACCTGCCACAGGCGCTGGAAAGAAAAGGTGGCTGGGCAAACAGGGATATTGTCGGCTGGTTTGAGGAGTATGTGGCGCTGTGCATAAAGCTTTTTGGGGACAGGGTGAAGCATTGGATGGTGCTCAACGAGCCGATGGTGTTTACCGGCGCAGGCTACTTTCTGGGCGTGCATGCCCCCGGCCGCAGGGGATTCGGCTCCTTTATTCCGGCCGTGCACCACGCCGCCCTGTGCCAGGCAGAAGGGGGCAGAATAATAAAACAACTGCTGCCCGAAGCTGAGGTAGGCACCACCTTCTCCTGCTCTTATATAGAGCCGCTCCGGCAGCAAGAAAGGGATATCAAAGCGGCCGTACGCGTAGACGCACTTCTGAACCGCCTCTTTTTGGAGCCTTCGCTGGGGCTGGGGTATCCGCTGGACGACCTTAAGTTCATGCGCCGCATCGAAAAGTACGTGCAGCCCGGAGATGAGGGAAAGCTCAGATTTGACTTCGACTTTATAGGCGTGCAGAACTACACGCGCGAAGTGGTGAAGTACACTTTCTGGACCCCCTTTATGCAGGCGAACCTGGTATCCCCCAAAAAGAGAGGCGTGCCTTATACTTTGATGAACTGGGAGGTTTACCCTGAGGCCATTTACCATATGCTGCAGCAGTTCGGCAAGTATAAGGGTATCAAAAAGCTGGTTGTAACCGAGAATGGTGCCGCCTTCGCAGATCAGTTTCAGAACGGACAGGTGCACGACCCGGAGCGAATGGCTTTTCTGCAGCGTTACCTGGCGCAGGTGCTCAGAGCGAAGCAGGATGGAGTTAACGTGCAGGGATATTTTGTCTGGTCATTAGTGGACAACTTTGAATGGGCAGAGGGCTACGATCCCCGCTTTGGCCTGGTGCACGTCGACTTTGCCACACAGGCGCGCACTGTAAAGTCATCCGGCTACTGGTACCGTGATTTTCTGAAGAAAGGAGTTTAG